The window GCCGGCTTCTTCGGCGTCGCGCCCGGCACCGGCGAGCACACCAACGCCAACGCGATGAAGACGCTGTGGGGCAACTCGGTCTTCACCAACGTCGCGCTCACCGACGACAACGACATCTGGTGGGAGGGCATGACGGAGGAGACTCCGGCCCACCTGACGGACTGGAAGGGCAACGACTGGACGCCGGACAGCGACACCCCGGCCGCCCACCCCAACGCCCGCTTCACCGTCCCCGCCTCCCAGTGCCCGATCATCGCGCCCGAGTGGGAGGACCCCAAGGGCGTGCCGATCTCCGCGATCCTCTTCGGCGGGCGCCGCGCCACCGCCGTACCGCTGGTGACGGAGTCCTTCGACTGGAACCACGGCGTGTTCCTAGGCGCCAACGTGGCGAGCGAGAAGACGGCCGCCGCCGAGGGCAAGGTCGGCGAGCTGCGCCGCGACCCCTTCGCCATGCTGCCGTTCTGCGGCTACAACATGGGCGACTACATGGCCCACTGGGTCGACGTGGCCAAGGACAAGGACCAGTCCAAGCTGCCGAAGATCTACTACGTCAACTGGTTCCGCAAGAACGACGAGGGCAAGTTCGTCTGGCCCGGCTTCGGTGAGAACAGCCGCGTCCTGAAGTGGATCGTGGAACGCCTCGACGGCAAGGCCGAGGGCGTCGAGACCCCGATCGGCATCCTGCCGGCCAAGAGCGCCCTGGACACGGGCGGCCTCGAACTGGCCGACTCCGACCTGGACTTCCTGCTCACCGTCGACAAGGAGGTCTGGCGCGAGGAGGCCGCGCTCGTCCCCGACCACCTCAACACCTTCGGCGACCACACGCCGAAGGAGCTGTGGGACGAGTACCACGCGCTGGTGCAGCGCCTGGGCTGAAGCCCGCCCCCAAAGACTCCGCGGCCGGCACGGATGCCCTGACCAGTGATCGTCACGGCCGGCCGCGGTGCATACCGGCGAGGTTCCGTACAACGGCGTGCGGAGCCCTGGGCCTGCCGTCGCACCCCGTCCGCCCCGACGGGAAGGCGACGGCAGGCCTTCGCCTGGTTCAGGGGTTCGGTGCAACGCCCTCAGGGGCGCGGGGCTGTATCTCGGCGCTCGCCGTCGACAACGTCCACCAGCGTGTCTTCGTGGCGGACAGCAATGTCGGCTACTACCTCGATTCCGGCACCATCGCCGTCTACAACTTCGCGGGCGAGCGCCTCACGACGATCACCACCAACCAGGCCCCATGTCTCCGGGCTCGGCCGCTGGCGGACCGGGCGGTCCTCAAGGTCACCCGGACCGACCGGCTCGGCACCGGCACGCTGTCGTCTGTGGCGGTCGCCGCCGACGGCACCTTCAGGATCAACGACCTGCCGCGCATCCGGGGCGACGCGGACTACACGGTCAGCTGGCCGGGCGACGACCTGCACAGCCCGTCGTCCGCCTCGGCGACGGTCTACGTCAGGCGGTAAATCCGCCCGCGCTCCCGCCCCGGTCCTCCAGATATCGGGTGTGGGACTCCTGGCGGCGGGCCTCCACCTCGCGCAGGCTCGCCGCCAGGCGCTCGGCGTCCTTCTTCAGCAGGCCGAGCTGGCGCTCCAGATGCAGCTCGGGCGACTGAGTGCCGGGCGACATCCGCGTCCACCACCGCGTCCGTACGAAGCTGTCGACGGCCTCGGGAAGATCGCGCCGCACGATCCGGGAGAGCACGTGCACGCCCTCCGGGTCCCGCGCGAGCAGCTCGGCCACCCAGCCCCGGTCCAGCAACGCGGCCAGCAGCTCGGTGAGTTCACGCAGCCGCGCGGCCGCAGTGACCGACAGCTCGACATCCGTCAGATAGCCGCGCAGCCTCTCGAAGTCGCCCCGCAGTTCGTCCAGTTGGGCCGACGGATCCGGAAAGTCGGGCGGTGCGGGCCGCTCCGGCGGGGCGATCAGCGCGCCCGCGCCGTACAGGCCGGCGACCACGACGGGCCAGTACGGTCCCGCCACCCCCGTGAAGGTCAGTACCAGCCCGACCAGCCCGCACGCGCTCCCGGCGATGTTCTTGCGGGACTCCAGGTACGCCACCGCCCTACCGGTAACCGCCCTATTGGTAGCCACGGATCTCCTCGAAGGCGCCGTCCAGCGAGCCCTCCTGGGCGTCGAAGAGGCGGCCGCCGGTCAGCTCGGCGATGTGCTCCAGCTCGGACCGGTCGGAGTCGCCGAAGAGGATGGGGAAGACGGGCGTCTCCCGCCGGTCGCGGTCCAGCGCGGCGTAGAAGGCGTCGAAGTCCGCCGCCTCGACGCCGGTGGTGTTCTCGCCGTCGGTCATCAGCACGACCGATGTGAACGTGTCCTGGGACCCTCCGGCGCCCAGATGCTCGTACGCCTTCTCCAGGGAGGTGTAGATCGCGGTGTCACCCTCGGCGGTGAGCGCGGCGGTGTCCTCGCGGATGGCGTCGAGCCCGCTCTTCGGGCGGGCCGGCTCCACGACATGCGTGCGCACGCTCTTCACGTCCGACCCGAAGGGCATCAGCGTGACCTCCTCGCGCTCGCGGAAGTCGCCGGTGAGGTCGGCGAGCGCCCGCTTCAGCTGTGCCAGGCGGTCGCCCTCCATCGAGCCCGAGGTGTCCAGGACGTAGACCGTCCTGGACGGGCGGCGCAGCTCGTTCTCGTACGAGTCGAGGAGGCCGTCGGCGACGGAACGGCTGCCCGGGAAGGGCAGTTCGCGCCGCCTGCTGGTGTCGAGGCCGGACGCGGGCGGGACGGAGGCGACGACCGGGCGGCGATGGGTGCGCTCGGTGATCAGCCGCTGGACGTCCTCGGTGCGCAGGGCCTCGGTGAGCCGGCGGACGTCCTCGCGGGTCGCGGCGCTCGTCGACGCGAGGGAGGAGAGCGGGTAGTCGGCGGTGACGACACCGTCGGTGGGGCGGATCACCGTCAGGCCGGGGATGCCCTTGAGGACGGACTCGTAGTTGAGCAGGGCGTCGACGTTCCCACGCCGCTGGTACGCCGTCGCCAGCCAGCCCGACGACCCCGACGTCAGCTTCTGACCCCGGAAGAACTCCTTCAGCCGGGGCGTGGCCTTGCCGACGTCCGCGTCGGTGAGCGCGGACTGGGCGCCCGAGAGGGCCGAGGCGACGGAGACGAGGGTGGCGAAGCCGGAATTGGAGCGGGCCGGGTCGGTCATGCCGTACGTCAGATCCCCGTCCTGGACGGCCTGCTCGATCCGCGCCCAGGTGACACTCTCCGGCTTCCAGCCGAGCCTGCCGAGTGCCGTGTTCCTGACCCCGATGGCCACCGGGCTCGACATGACCGGCGTCTCCGACATGACCTTCTTCGACGCGTCGGGCCGCAGGCGCAGGTAGTCGTTGGAGGACAGCCACAGGGCGTCGTACTGCCCGTCCGCCTTGCCCTCCGCCAGCAGTTCCACGGCGTCGAGGGTGCCCATGTAGGTGGGCCGCACCTTGATGCCGGTGTCGTCGGCGATCCGATCGAGCACCGGGGCCATGTCGCTGAGCTCGCTGGAGGCGAGGACGCGGAGGGTGCCGGGCTGCGGGGCGTTCGGGTCCGGGTCGTCGGCGGCCTTCTGCGAGGTGCAGGCCGACAGCAGGGCCAGTGCGGCGAGCGCGGGAGCGAGGAGTCGTGCTCTCATCCGAGCCCACCCTCCAGCGCGCCCTGCGTGCGGCTGCGCTCCAGGTAGGTGCTCGCGTGCTGCAGTTCCGCGGTGAGGTTCTCCACCGTCGTCGCCATCACCTCGGTCGCCTGGACCTTGTAGGTGTCGATGGCGTCGAGCGTGCGGTAGATCTGCTGGAAGGCCGAGCGCAGGGTCTCGGCGCCGACGGCCGGGTCGGCGGCGATGCGCTGGATCTCCCCGCTCTGGCTCGCCAGCATCTCGGCGTTCCCCCGGATCAGGTCCTCGGTCGTCCCGCGCAGGGCGTTGACCTGCTCGATGACCTTCTTCTGGTTGTCGAGCGCGGACGCCAGCATCACGGAGATCCGCAGCGCCGAGACGGTGGTCGTGGCCGCCCGGTCGACGCCCTTGATCAGCTCCTCGTTGTTGCGCCGTACGACGTCCATGGCGAGGTAGCCCTGCGCGCACACCGCGAGCTGGGTGAGCAGGTCCTGGTGCTTCTGCCGGACCGGGAAGAGCACGTCGGCCCGGAGGGAGTCCGCCTGCTGCGGGTCGCTCGCGTCGACCCCGGCGATGTGCTGCTCGACGGCGCTGTCCAGGGCCTGAGTCAGGACGACGTACTCCTGGAGCTTGCCCATGGTCTCCCACAGGCGCACCCGCTCCGTCTGCAGCGCGGCGTTGTCCCGCCGCAGCTCGTCCTGACCGCCCCGCAGAGACCCCACGATCTTGTCCAGGGTCCCCTGCGCGGAGGCGTACTTGGCGACGTGGTCGCGCAGCTTGTTGCCGCCAGGGAGCCGGGAGAGGAACTTGCGGCCCTTGGCGGCGGGCAGATCCCGTGGATCCAGGTCCTCCACCACCCTGCGCAGCTCCACGAGCGAGCCCGCGACCTGCGACTGGGCGTCCCCTCCCCGGTCCGGCAGGCTTCTGACGGTCCGCTCCAGCATGCGGTTGGACTGGGCGGCGGCGGTGCGCATCTCACCGGCGCCGAGGGCGGTGATCTCGCCGACCTTGCCGGCGAACTCGGGGGAGCGGGCGTCGAGCGCCGCGAGCCCCTCGACATAGGCGGAGGCCTTCTTGGCCATGTCGGTACGGACGGCGTCGTCGACCGGGACGAGCCCGCCCGCCTTCTCCCGCGGTACGGGCGCTACGGCCTCGGGCGGGGTGAGCGTGAAGGTGTCGTCGTTGTTCACAGATGTTTCCCCCGTCATCCGCGGGCCCGGCGCGCCATCTCGTGCAGCACCGCGGAGGTGGGCACGGGCGCCTGCCGGACGCCGGTCAGTTCCTGCTTGAGGTAGGTGGTGGCCGAGGCGAACTCGGCGGCGGCGCCCTGCGGCCGGAACCCGTGCCGAAGGGCCAGCTTGCGCAACGTGGGGTCGGTGGAGAGGAGCTCGGCGAGGGCCTTGCCGTCGTCGGTGAGCGGTACGACGGTGTGGTCGCTGTTGACCGTGGTGTCCGGGTAGAGCACGACCAGGTCGCCGGGCTTCTGTCCGTCCGCCAGCAGTGAGGCGACCTGCGACTCGTAGACCAGGACCAGCGGGTTGCCCGCTCCGCTGACGAAGTCCCGGAAAACCGCGTCCGAGCCGGCCTGCTGGGCGCCCTGGACGGTGACCAGCTTCTTCAGCAGGGGCGCGGTGCGGTCGAGGTCGGCCTCGCTCGCGACGACCCGGCCGCCGTTCGCCACGTAGGAGGCGGCGGCGAGGTAGAGGGCGCCGGAGTTGGAGGACTCCGGGTCGGTGCTGGAGATGAAGAGCGTTCCGCTCAACTCCCCGTACTTCTCGGCACCCTTGAGCTGCTGCCAGGTGCGGTCGCGCTCGGCGGCGTCCAGGTAGGCGGCCATGTCGAGCGTGCCGCGGCCGCGCTGATCGAGGGTGGCGAGCCCGTTGCCCGCGAGTACCTCGGCGGCATTGCGGTGGGCCACGACGACGAGCGGCGAGTAGAAGGGGCGCGGCAGGGGCTGCCGTGCGCCGTACTTCTTGGCCAGTTCGTCGGCGGGCGCCTGACTGGACGGGAAGGCGAAGTCGTAGCCCTTGAGGTCCAGCCCCTCCATGGCCCAGGACCCGGAGGCCTCGGCCTTCACGGTGTAGCCCTTGGCGGCGAGGGCCTGCACCACGTCGGGATCGGCGAAGAACTCCGCCTTCTCCGATCCGATCACTCCCCGCACGGTCTTCGTTGCCGTGCCGTTGTCCTCATCACTGCGACCCGCGACGACGGCGGCCACCACGCCACCGATCAGCAGAACCGCGAGGACGATCCCTGCGATACGTCTCACGCAGGGGAGAGTGCTCCCGGAATCCAACGTTCCCCGCTGATAGGGGTGAACGGGAGGTGTCATACCGGTCCCGGTACAACACGGGCAACTGCAACGCCGTCTTCAGGGGCGCGGGGCTGCATCGATGTGCGGCTCCGCCGCGTGGGCGCGACCAGCCACAGACAACCCGCAGCCGCCGCACGACAGAAGCCCTACGGCGAAACGGCGAACGCGGCCAAAGCCAACGCAGTGCTGTGGCACCCGGTCCGCGCGTCGCTGCGGGTGCACGCGGACCGGGGCCGTTCAGGGGGTGTCAGCCGACGCCGGTCAATTCCTGCGACTCGGCCTGCGCGGCAGCATGCGCGTCCATTCGCTCGGCGGCGAGGATCGCGGCAGCGGTGTCCGCACGAGACGCAGCAACCACCAACGCCCGCCCGGCAAGCGCATGCGCCCGCCGATGCAGCGCGGCAAGCCTCGCCTCACCGCCGGAGGCACCCGCGCGGGCCGGCGAAGTGCCGCCCCGCAGTCGGCTCACCTGCTCGGCGAGCCGAGTCGCCGCCGCGTCGAGGTCGCCGGACGGCGCCGTCGCGCGCAGCTCGTCCGTGACGGCGAGCAGCGCGGCCAGGTGCCCCGCGAGCTGGATGTCCAGCTCCTCCTCGCGCGAGCGGTGGGGGAAGTCGGCGGTGTTGCCGGCCATCGTGCTGTGGACCGACTTGGTTCGGATCGGTTCGTACATGGGGATGGCCTCCTGTGCGCTGACAGGAAGCCATCCTAGCTTAGATTCTGTCTAAAGTTGAGCACCTCGCAAAAAAGGGCCGCCCGCACACGCAGCGTGAGCGTCAGGGCTGGCTGTACCCGTCGAGGAACCGAGCGATCCGCCCCACCGCGTCCCGCAGATCCGCGACCGTCGGCAGGGTCACGATCCGGAAGTGGTCCGACTCGGGCCAGTTGAAGCCGCTGCCCTGGACGACCATGATCTTCTCGCGTCGCAGCAGGTCAAGGACCATCTGCCGGTCGTCCTTGATCTTGAAGACCTTGGGGTCGAGGCGCGGGAACAGATACAGCGCGCCCTTCGGCCGCACGCACGTCACCCCGGGGATCTGCGTCAGCAGCTCGTACGCGACATCCACCTGCTCCTTCAGCCGCCCCCCGGGCAGCACCAGGTCATTGATGGTCTGCCGTCCGCTGAGGGCGGCCACGACCCCGTGCTGACCGGGCATGTTCGCGCACAGCCGCATGTTCGCGAGGATGGTGAGGCCCTCGATGTAGGAGTCGGCGTGGGCGCGGGGGCCCGAGATCGACATCCATCCCACCCGGTAGCCGGCGACCCGGTACGCCTTCGACATGCCGTTGAAGGTGAGGGTGAGCAGGTCGGGCGCGACGGCGGCGGTCGGGGTGTGCGTGGCGCCGTCGTACAGGATCTTGTCGTAGATCTCGTCGGAGCAGACGAGGAGGTTGTGCCGCCGGGCGATGTCCGTCAGCCCGCGGATCATGGCCTCGTCGTACACGGCCCCCGTCGGGTTGTTGGGGTTGATGATGACGATGGCCTTGGTGCGGTCGGTGACCTTGCGCTCGACGTCGGCGAGGTCGGGCATCCAGTCGGACTGCTCGTCGCACCGGTAGTGGACGGCGGTGCCGCCGGACAGGGACACGGCGGCGGTCCACAGGGGATAGTCGGGAGCCGGGACGAGTACTTCGTCCCCGTCGTCGAGCAGCCCCTGCATCGCCATGACGATCAGCTCGGAGGCGCCGTTGCCGATGAAGACGTGCTCGACGTCGGTCTCGATGCCGAGGGTCTGGTTGTGCATGACGACGGCCCGGCGTGCGGCCAGCAGGCCTTTCGCGTCGCCGTAGCCGTGCGACGACGACACGTTGCGGAGGATGTCCTCCAGGATCTCGGGCGGACACTCGAAGCCGAACGCGGCCGGGTTTCCGGTGTTCAGCTTGAGGATCCGATGCCCTGCCGACTCGAGCCGCATCGCCTCCTCGAGCACGGGGCCCCGGATCTCGTAACAGACGTTGGCGAGCTTGGTCGACTGGATCACCTGCATGTCAAGGAGCTTACGGCCCGGTAACGCCCCCTGGGCCGTGTTTTCCGACACGTGAGACGCGGGGGTTTGGGCTGTTATCGCCGGTAGCTGTGCCACGCGCCGCTCCCGTCTCTAGAATGCGCGGTCATGTCCAGGCCACCCGAGCGCGAAAACGAGACACCTCAGGCGCCGCCGAACGTGTACCACCCGCGGCCGACGGCACCCCCCGCGTACGAGGAGTACACAGACCCGGCGGCCGCGCACGGCTGGCGGAACGAGTACGACGAGACGGCGCAGCTGCCTCGGGTGAGCGACGAGACGGCCGCCGACCACGGCCAGGGCGAGAGCTCAGGTGCCGGCGCCGGCGCCGGCGTGGCTGCGGGTGTGGGTGCGGGCGCGAGGCATGGCCGTCGGGCGGGCGGCTCGGGCCGCCGGGCGCGCCGTAAGGCCGGCGCCCGGCGCTCGCGGCGCGCGGTGATCGTGGCCGGCGCGGTGGGGGCGGTGTCGGCGGCGGTGATAGCCGGGTTCTCCCTGTCCGACTCGTCGTCGCCGGGCGACTCGCAGGGAAAGCAGGACCGCACGAGCCCGACGGTGGACGACTCGGCGGACCCGACGGACCCGTCCGATGACACGTCGGCCGGTGGGCGTCCGTCCGACGACACAGAGTCGTCCCGCTCTCAGCCCGCCACCGCCTCGGCGAGCCCCTCGGCCTCCGATGACCCCACGGACAAGGCCGACGAGCCCTCACCCACCCCGCCCACGAGCAGCACGGCCCCCACCACGCCCACGGCCTCCCCGACCCCGACCGACCCGGGCAACGCCAACGGCAATCCGGGACACGGACAGGGCGGCACCAAAAGGCCCAAGTAGCCCGCAGTGGCCGCCAGTTCGGCTGATCCGGCTGATCCGACTGATCCGGTTCATGCAGCTCATGCAGCTCATGCGGCCGAGGGGATGCGGCTCAGGGCATGCGGCGCTCGGCTACCGCCCTGACGAGGCCATGACTGTGGTGATCTCATCACCCTCCCGTGAACGTCCTGCGCCGCTCGCCCGGCACCCCCGGCCCGCCGTGATAGGGAAACCCCTACGGCCTGAACTCGCCGGTAAGTAAGTCCTTGTCCACACCCCCCTCGTGCGTGACAATGCGCATGACAAAAATGCGGGTGACCGGAAGTTCTTCGGTCACCCCTCTTCGTATGAGGGGACCCCCACATGAGAAAACCTCTCGGCGCCGCCCTCCTCGCCCTGGCGATAGCCGGGGCCGGCGCCGCACCCGCGGTAGCAGCTCCCGTGGAGACAGCCGGGTCGTTCGGCAAGAGCGTGGACACGGGCTCGGTCACGTCGGTGGTCAATGACACCGTCGCCTCCACCGCGGACACCCTGGGCCAGGTCCTGAACCGGGACTCAAAGGTCCAGGCCGTCAACTTCGCGGGCACCGTCTCGCTCAGCGGCTGTTCCGGCTCCGTCGTCCGCTTCTCGGACTCGGAGGACAACGACCCGGCGCTGGTGATGACCAACGGCCACTGTCTGGAGACCGGCATGCCGGGCCCCGGTCAGGTCGTGGTCGACCGGGCCTCCAGCCGTACGTTCGGTCTGCTCAATTCCTCGGGCAGTCGGGTCGGCACCCTGCGTGCCAGCAAGATCGCCTACGGGACGATGACCGACACGGACGTCGCCTTCTATCAACTCACCACCACGTACGCGCAGATCAAGAGCTCGTACAGCATCAACGCGCTCACCGTGGCCGACACCCACCCGGTCGCGGGCACCGCCATCACCGTCGCCTCCGGCTACTGGAAGCGGCTGTACAACTGCAACATCGACGGGTTCGCGTACCGCCTCAAGGAAGGCGACTGGACCTTCAAGGACTCGGTCCGCTACACCTCCGCCTGCAACACCATCGGCGGGACGTCCGGCTCTCCCGTCATCGACCAGGCCACCAACAAGGTCGTCGCCGTCAACAACACCGGCAACGAGGACGGCGAGCGCTGCACGCTCAACAACCCGTGCGAGGTCGACGAGAGCGGCAACGTCACGGTCCGTCAGGGCATCAATTACGCCCAGGAGATCTACCAGATCCCCGCCTGCTTCGGCGTCGACAACAAGCTCGACCTGAGTGCGAGCGGGTGCGTGCTGCCCAAGCCGTAGCCACACCTCGTGCGGCGGGGGGTCCGCAGGTCACCGCGGTGGATCACCTTGGTGTCCTGCGGACCGCCCGCCCCGCGAGTACGTCCGTCCTGCGGCCGTCCTCGATCACGAAACGGCCGTTCACGAGGACGTGGGGGATGCCCGTCGGCAGCCTCCGCGGGTCCTCGAACGTCGAACCCGCCGCCACCGTCCCCGGGTCGAACAGCACCAGGTCCGCCCGGTAGCCCTCGCGGACCAGCCCCCGGTCCGGCAGCCGCAGCCGCGCCGCCGGGCGCGCGGTCAGATGGGCCACGCACTCCTCCAGGGACAGGACGCCCAACTCCCGTACGTACCGGCCGAGGTAGTGCGGGAACGTGCCGTACGCCCTCGGATGCGGCTTCGTGCCCTGCAGGATGCCGTCCGAACCGCCGGTGTGGACGCGGTGCCGCATGATCGTCCGTACGTTCTCCTCGTGGCCCACGTGCTGGAGGATCGTCGAGCCCAGCCGGTCGTCGAGGAGGAGGCGGCGAGCGGTCACCCAAGGGGCCTCGCCCCGCGCGTCCGCCGACTGCTGGACCGTACGGCCGACGAAGTCCCCGAGCGCCGGGTCGCTCACGCCCGAGATCTCGATCGTGTCCCACTCGATGGGCACGCCGTGGCAGCCGTCCGCGCCGATGACCTCCATGTGGTGGCGGATCCGCTCGGCCGTCCCGTCGTCCGACAGCCGGGCCAGGATCGCCTCGGGGCCGCCCTCGCTCGCCCAACTCGGCAGCATGGCCACGAGGGTCGTGCAGCCGGGGGTGTAGGGGTAGGTGTCGAGGGTGATGTCGGCCCCGGACTCCAGTGCCTTGTCCAGCAGGGACAGCAGCTCCGGCGCCCGGCCCTTGTTCACGCCGAAGTTCATCGTGGCGTGGGCCAGGTGGAGGGAGCAGTCCGCCTCCCTCGTCAGGGCCACCATCTCCTCGTACGCCTCCAGGGCCCCCGCCCCGTAGGAGCGGTGGTGCGGGCAGTAGTAGCCGCCGTACGACGCCACCACCCGGCACAGCTCCGTCAGCTCGGCGTCCTTGGCGTACATGCCGGGCGTGTACGTCAGCCCGGACGACATGCCGACCGCGCCCTGCTCCATGGCCTCCGCGACCAACTGCCGCATCCGGTCGAGCTCGTCCGGCGTCGCCTGCCTGTCCTCCCAGCCGACGGCGAGCGCGCGGACCGTGCCCTGGGGGATCAGGTACGCCGCGTTCACCGCGATGCCCCGGCCTTCGAAACCGGAGTCGAGGCGGTCCAGGTACTCGCCGACTGTCCGCCAGCCGAAGTCGATGTCGTCCCCGGAGCCGTTCCAGCCGGTGATCGCGCGGCGGACCTCGGCGAGGGTGCGGTCGTCGACGGGGGCGTACGACAGGCCGTCCTGGCCGATGACCTCAAGGGTGACCCCCTGCGCGGCCTTGGCGCTGTGGTCGGGGT of the Streptomyces sp. T12 genome contains:
- a CDS encoding VWA domain-containing protein, translating into MRARLLAPALAALALLSACTSQKAADDPDPNAPQPGTLRVLASSELSDMAPVLDRIADDTGIKVRPTYMGTLDAVELLAEGKADGQYDALWLSSNDYLRLRPDASKKVMSETPVMSSPVAIGVRNTALGRLGWKPESVTWARIEQAVQDGDLTYGMTDPARSNSGFATLVSVASALSGAQSALTDADVGKATPRLKEFFRGQKLTSGSSGWLATAYQRRGNVDALLNYESVLKGIPGLTVIRPTDGVVTADYPLSSLASTSAATREDVRRLTEALRTEDVQRLITERTHRRPVVASVPPASGLDTSRRRELPFPGSRSVADGLLDSYENELRRPSRTVYVLDTSGSMEGDRLAQLKRALADLTGDFREREEVTLMPFGSDVKSVRTHVVEPARPKSGLDAIREDTAALTAEGDTAIYTSLEKAYEHLGAGGSQDTFTSVVLMTDGENTTGVEAADFDAFYAALDRDRRETPVFPILFGDSDRSELEHIAELTGGRLFDAQEGSLDGAFEEIRGYQ
- a CDS encoding toxic anion resistance protein, which codes for MTGETSVNNDDTFTLTPPEAVAPVPREKAGGLVPVDDAVRTDMAKKASAYVEGLAALDARSPEFAGKVGEITALGAGEMRTAAAQSNRMLERTVRSLPDRGGDAQSQVAGSLVELRRVVEDLDPRDLPAAKGRKFLSRLPGGNKLRDHVAKYASAQGTLDKIVGSLRGGQDELRRDNAALQTERVRLWETMGKLQEYVVLTQALDSAVEQHIAGVDASDPQQADSLRADVLFPVRQKHQDLLTQLAVCAQGYLAMDVVRRNNEELIKGVDRAATTTVSALRISVMLASALDNQKKVIEQVNALRGTTEDLIRGNAEMLASQSGEIQRIAADPAVGAETLRSAFQQIYRTLDAIDTYKVQATEVMATTVENLTAELQHASTYLERSRTQGALEGGLG
- a CDS encoding substrate-binding domain-containing protein, encoding MRRIAGIVLAVLLIGGVVAAVVAGRSDEDNGTATKTVRGVIGSEKAEFFADPDVVQALAAKGYTVKAEASGSWAMEGLDLKGYDFAFPSSQAPADELAKKYGARQPLPRPFYSPLVVVAHRNAAEVLAGNGLATLDQRGRGTLDMAAYLDAAERDRTWQQLKGAEKYGELSGTLFISSTDPESSNSGALYLAAASYVANGGRVVASEADLDRTAPLLKKLVTVQGAQQAGSDAVFRDFVSGAGNPLVLVYESQVASLLADGQKPGDLVVLYPDTTVNSDHTVVPLTDDGKALAELLSTDPTLRKLALRHGFRPQGAAAEFASATTYLKQELTGVRQAPVPTSAVLHEMARRARG
- a CDS encoding pyridoxal phosphate-dependent aminotransferase, whose amino-acid sequence is MQVIQSTKLANVCYEIRGPVLEEAMRLESAGHRILKLNTGNPAAFGFECPPEILEDILRNVSSSHGYGDAKGLLAARRAVVMHNQTLGIETDVEHVFIGNGASELIVMAMQGLLDDGDEVLVPAPDYPLWTAAVSLSGGTAVHYRCDEQSDWMPDLADVERKVTDRTKAIVIINPNNPTGAVYDEAMIRGLTDIARRHNLLVCSDEIYDKILYDGATHTPTAAVAPDLLTLTFNGMSKAYRVAGYRVGWMSISGPRAHADSYIEGLTILANMRLCANMPGQHGVVAALSGRQTINDLVLPGGRLKEQVDVAYELLTQIPGVTCVRPKGALYLFPRLDPKVFKIKDDRQMVLDLLRREKIMVVQGSGFNWPESDHFRIVTLPTVADLRDAVGRIARFLDGYSQP
- a CDS encoding serine protease is translated as MRKPLGAALLALAIAGAGAAPAVAAPVETAGSFGKSVDTGSVTSVVNDTVASTADTLGQVLNRDSKVQAVNFAGTVSLSGCSGSVVRFSDSEDNDPALVMTNGHCLETGMPGPGQVVVDRASSRTFGLLNSSGSRVGTLRASKIAYGTMTDTDVAFYQLTTTYAQIKSSYSINALTVADTHPVAGTAITVASGYWKRLYNCNIDGFAYRLKEGDWTFKDSVRYTSACNTIGGTSGSPVIDQATNKVVAVNNTGNEDGERCTLNNPCEVDESGNVTVRQGINYAQEIYQIPACFGVDNKLDLSASGCVLPKP
- a CDS encoding amidohydrolase family protein, with the protein product MEELVIRDAEVVDGSGGPSYRADVVVNDGRIVSIVQEAAAAGCQRPKAQRELDAEGLALSPGFIDMHAHSDLALLRDPDHSAKAAQGVTLEVIGQDGLSYAPVDDRTLAEVRRAITGWNGSGDDIDFGWRTVGEYLDRLDSGFEGRGIAVNAAYLIPQGTVRALAVGWEDRQATPDELDRMRQLVAEAMEQGAVGMSSGLTYTPGMYAKDAELTELCRVVASYGGYYCPHHRSYGAGALEAYEEMVALTREADCSLHLAHATMNFGVNKGRAPELLSLLDKALESGADITLDTYPYTPGCTTLVAMLPSWASEGGPEAILARLSDDGTAERIRHHMEVIGADGCHGVPIEWDTIEISGVSDPALGDFVGRTVQQSADARGEAPWVTARRLLLDDRLGSTILQHVGHEENVRTIMRHRVHTGGSDGILQGTKPHPRAYGTFPHYLGRYVRELGVLSLEECVAHLTARPAARLRLPDRGLVREGYRADLVLFDPGTVAAGSTFEDPRRLPTGIPHVLVNGRFVIEDGRRTDVLAGRAVRRTPR